From Hermetia illucens chromosome 6, iHerIll2.2.curated.20191125, whole genome shotgun sequence, one genomic window encodes:
- the LOC119659004 gene encoding gastrula zinc finger protein xFG20-1-like, giving the protein MSISITENACRVCLVEQEIMINLFDTVEDFQKQRLSDLLENCSDLKIDQSDNQPKLICDECTGELLVAAKFHAKCRRTLEILSQVQQAIEENKTTNDEDIAANEVNDVEDALHTPVDVDSIIIEEHEMEDEGVEADQNSSQQDKEDLMFEEVGYVEEDMNNDQIILYEPDVIEEHLSPKEQDSEEHHIEQDTMEYEEQNVFEKIAVLERKKSLRTTVAPRPLIINCKCDVCGAGFTHVNNLNRHIQTHNPEEIFTCSICKYPFTTYLALENHSSEHQKDADILERDLREENYETKENILGKAESPPIGKCDTDKLVATVSASEEPRRTKICDICNKPFVSKSALEAHIRTHTGDRPFKCDVCPKAFKTQGGLALHLRRHLGVRPYVCNVCNKSFGESSNLRVHMRTHTGEKPHKCTICNRSFARVFLLQIHLRTHTGERPYQCPFCDKAFAQGGDLASHKRTHTGERPHVCPYCKRGFIKSSGLTQHMRKHVNQEARSEDAVHNDSDAEVVKGSGGIRLFIVGEEDASVISENEGNDDNLKDIKVEDYVIEFNEDIETYKNQPHIRRDLIFMAKKGKMRQSLNDEGDCESGQSDDNIIVIEDSLDSIIDVDLLYAHQETFFGELRCAKCGQKFESAEQMTNHNGSGECNEIESICHVCMKVIKGHDKFLSHIKTHEISEDDEMDGGASADDGQPEGESAAEDTGQEEMKCPFCGEGIGNDGVDFEKHLEKHAFGDSTGTRYPCMVCEKPFKTRSDLRRHMVRHTNIKPFKCMYCVKTFVTKNELQTHIRSHTGEHPYECDLCYATFTTSSSMKKHRNKHTGQTRYICYICSKKYFDSYALNRHIMMHTGERPFQCNICNRGFCQRGDMTVHMRTHTNERPFECPICFLTFKQSSNRNAHVRRHTTDSK; this is encoded by the exons ATGAGTATTTCAATAACAGAAAATGCGTGTCGTGTTTGCCTTGTCGAACAGGAGATCATGATCAATCTATTCGACACAGTTGAGGATTTCCAGAAGCAACGATTAAGTGATTTGCTGGAGAATTGCAGCGACTTGAAA atCGACCAGTCCGATAACCAGCCGAAATTAATATGCGACGAGTGCACGGGCGAGCTCCTTGTCGCGGCCAAGTTCCATGCAAAGTGCAGAAGAACGCTGGAGATCCTGTCGCAAGTGCAACAAGCCATTGAAGAGAACAAAACAACGAACGATGAGGATATTGCCGCCAACGAGGTGAACGATGTCGAGGACGCTTTACATACGCCCGTGGACGTCGACAGTATTATAATAGAAGAGCACGAGATGGAGGATGAAGGGGTCGAGGCTGATCAAAATAGTTCGCAGCAGGACAAAGAGGACCTCATGTTCGAGGAAGTGGGCTATGTGGAGGAGGATATGAACAACGATCAGATTATTCTGTATGAACCAGATGTAATTGAAGAGCATTTATCACCTAAGGAACAGGATAGCGAAGAGCATCATATTGAGCAGGATACGATGGAGTACGAGGAACAGAATGTATTTGAGAAAATCGCAGTTTTGGAAAGAAAG aaatctcTACGTACAACCGTTGCGCCCCGCCCTCTCATAATCAACTGCAAGTGTGACGTTTGCGGTGCCGGATTCACTCATGTTAATAATCTCAATCGGCACATtcaaacacacaatccggaagaAATTTTCACATGTTCCATTTGTAAATATCCATTCACAACCTATCTAGCCTTAGAAAATCACAGTTCAGAACACCAAAAGGACGCTGACATACTTGAAAGGGACTTGAGAGAGGAGAACTACGAAACCAAAGAGAATATTCTCGGAAAAGCGGAAAGCCCCCCAATTGGTAAATGCGATACTGACAAATTGGTGGCAACTGTCAGTGCTAGTGAGGAACCGCGGAGAACGAAAATTTGCGATATTTGCAATAAG CCTTTTGTCTCGAAGTCAGCGTTAGAGGCACACATAAGAACACATACTGGAGATAGGCCGTTTAAGTGCGACGTATGTCCTAAGGCATTTAAAACGCAAGGAGGCTTAGCGTTGCATTTAAGAAG GCACTTGGGAGTCCGCCCGTACGTCTGCAACGTGTGCAATAAAAGTTTCGGCGAGAGTAGCAACTTAAGAGTGCACATGCGAACACATACCGGCGAAAAACCTCATAAATGCACTATTTGCAATCGGAGTTTTGCACGTGTCTTTCTCCTCCAGATTCATCTGCGTACACACACCGGTGAGCGTCCGTATCAATGTCCGTTTTGCGATAAAGCTTTTGCACAAGGCGGCGATTTGGCATCACACAAACGTACCCACACGGGAGAAAGACCGCATGTTTGTCCATATTGCAAAAGAGGATTCATCAAAAGTAGTGGACTAACGCAGCACATGCGAAAACACGTGAATCAGGAAGCAAGGTCGGAAGATGCAGTGCACAATGATTCAGATGCGGAGGTTGTTAAGGGTAGCGGAGGCATTCGATTGTTTATAGTCGGCGAAGAGGATGCGAGTGTCATTTCCGAGAATGAAGGAAATGATGACAATCTGAAAGATATTAAAGTGGAAGATTATGTTATCGAGTTTAATGAAGACATCGAGACGTA CAAAAACCAACCTCATATTCGCCGAGACCTCATATTCATGGCTAAAAAGGGCAAGATGAGGCAGTCGTTGAACGATGAGGGTGATTGCGAGAGTGGACAATCGGACGATAACATTATCGTGATCGAGGACAGCTTGGATAGTATTATAGACGTCGACCTGCTCTATGCCCACCAGGAGACCTTCTTTGGTGAGCTACGATGCGCAAAATGTGGCCAGAAGTTCGAGTCGGCGGAGCAGATGACCAACCATAATGGATCCGGCGAATGCAACGAAATCGAgtcaatatgccatgtttgcaTGAAAGTCATAAAAGGACACGACAAGTTTCTGAGTCACATAAAAACTCATGAAATTAGTGAAGACGATGAGATGGATGGAGGTGCATCTGCCGATGATGGACAACCGGAGGGTGAAAGTGCAGCGGAAGACACGGGGCAAGAAGAGATGAAGTGTCCTTTTTGTGGAGAAG GCATTGGTAACGACGGAGTAGATTTCGAGAAACATCTGGAAAAGCATGCCTTCGGTGACTCCACTGGAACCCGATATCCATGCATGGTTTGCGAGAAACCATTCAAGACACGAAGTGATCTACGTCGTCATATGGTTCGTCACACCAACATAAAACCCTTCAAATGCATGTACTGCGTCAAAACATTCGTAACGAAGAACGAGCTGCAAACCCACATTCGTTCCCACACGGGCGAACATCCGTACGAATGTGATCTGTGCTATGCAACGTTCACTACCTCGAGTTCAATGAAGAAACATCGTAACAAACATACCGGCCAAACGCGATATATCTGCTACATATGTTCGAAGAAATATTTCGATTCGTATGCGTTAAATCGTCATATTATGATGCATACGGGTGAAAGGCCGTTCCAGTGCAATATTTGCAATCGGGGCTTTTGTCAACGCGGTGATATGACAGTGCATATGAGGACCCACACGAATGAGCGCCCATTTGAGTGCCCGATATGTTTTCTAACGTTCAAACAGTCGAGCAATCGGAATGCACATGTCCGAAGGCATACGACTGACTCGAAATAG